The following proteins are encoded in a genomic region of Tenacibaculum sp. 190524A05c:
- a CDS encoding RsmD family RNA methyltransferase has product MRIISGKYKSKRISAPKNLPVRPTTDMAKESLFNILNNLYYFDSISVLDLFAGTGNISYEFASRGTETIYAVDGHYGCVKFINQISKELDLDITTFKSDVFKFLEKTTIKTDVIFADPPYDFEAAQFLKIADLVFEKELLNEEGVLIIEHSKHTDLTSHPKLSYQKRYGGSVFSFFELE; this is encoded by the coding sequence ATGCGAATAATTTCAGGAAAATATAAAAGTAAAAGGATTAGTGCACCTAAAAACTTGCCTGTTCGTCCTACCACAGATATGGCGAAGGAATCTTTATTTAATATTTTAAATAATCTATACTATTTTGACTCTATAAGTGTATTGGATTTATTTGCTGGTACTGGAAACATAAGCTATGAATTTGCATCACGAGGTACAGAAACAATCTACGCAGTAGATGGACATTACGGTTGTGTAAAGTTCATTAATCAAATTTCTAAAGAGTTAGATTTAGATATCACAACTTTTAAAAGCGATGTTTTTAAATTCTTGGAGAAAACTACAATTAAAACGGATGTGATTTTTGCAGATCCTCCTTATGATTTCGAAGCTGCTCAATTTTTAAAGATTGCCGATTTAGTATTTGAAAAAGAATTATTGAATGAAGAGGGAGTATTAATTATTGAGCATTCTAAGCATACCGATCTTACTTCTCACCCAAAATTAAGTTACCAAAAACGTTATGGAGGTAGTGTTTTTAGCTTTTTTGAGCTAGAATAA
- the bshC gene encoding bacillithiol biosynthesis cysteine-adding enzyme BshC, whose protein sequence is MSLTECDCSTYIPFQKTGFFSTMMCDYLEKSDKLSPFYGNFPSIENFENQINQKQQSYSEAKRLQLVTSLKEQYQKVTPSEETLKNIVLLESKNTFTVTTGHQLNLFTGPLYFLYKIISAINLAEELSDTYTDYNFVPVYWMATEDHDFDEINYFNFKGTKVQWNSNEQGAVGRFSTDGLDNVFNEFQKHLGTSKNAEFLKELFSNGYLKYDNLADATRYIANELFAEYGLIIVDADDKGLKEQFIPVVKDELIHQTSHKAVTKTNALLSESYKIQVNPREINLFYLTDGLRERIVFEKDVFKVNNTNIQFTEAEILEELNAHPKRFSPNVIMRPLYQEVILPNLCYIGGGGEMAYWMQLKDYFETVNVPFPILLLRNSVQVVSVKQHGKLERLSISLEELFLKQHDLVSKKVKENAEVSFNFAEQKSFLEQQFNQLREIANKTDVSYVGAVSAQEKKQLKGLENLEKRLLRAEKRRQADLVDRITQLQSEILPNLSLEERKRNFSEYYLEYGKDFVVALKDKLKPLQLEFFVLVK, encoded by the coding sequence ATGTCTTTAACCGAATGTGATTGTAGTACCTATATTCCTTTCCAAAAAACTGGTTTTTTCTCTACAATGATGTGTGATTATCTTGAAAAGTCTGATAAGTTATCTCCTTTTTATGGTAATTTCCCAAGTATAGAAAACTTTGAAAATCAGATAAATCAAAAACAACAGTCATATTCTGAAGCAAAAAGATTACAATTAGTTACTTCTTTAAAGGAGCAATATCAAAAGGTTACTCCTTCGGAAGAAACACTAAAGAACATTGTATTACTTGAAAGTAAAAATACATTTACGGTGACTACTGGTCATCAATTAAATTTATTTACAGGACCATTATATTTCCTTTATAAAATTATATCAGCGATTAATTTAGCTGAGGAATTAAGTGATACATACACAGACTATAATTTTGTTCCTGTGTATTGGATGGCGACTGAAGATCATGACTTTGATGAAATCAATTATTTTAATTTTAAAGGAACTAAAGTTCAGTGGAATTCTAATGAGCAAGGAGCAGTTGGAAGATTTTCTACAGATGGTTTGGATAATGTTTTCAACGAATTTCAAAAACATTTAGGAACATCTAAAAACGCAGAGTTTCTAAAGGAATTATTTTCTAATGGCTATTTGAAGTACGATAATTTAGCTGATGCAACTCGTTATATCGCAAATGAACTTTTTGCAGAATATGGGTTAATCATTGTTGATGCTGATGATAAAGGATTGAAAGAACAATTTATTCCAGTTGTTAAAGACGAACTTATTCATCAAACCTCGCACAAAGCAGTAACAAAAACGAATGCACTATTAAGCGAATCGTATAAAATTCAAGTGAACCCTAGAGAGATTAACTTATTTTATCTAACAGATGGTTTAAGAGAACGTATTGTTTTTGAAAAAGATGTTTTTAAGGTAAATAACACGAATATTCAATTTACAGAGGCAGAAATTTTAGAAGAATTAAATGCTCATCCGAAACGTTTTTCTCCTAATGTGATTATGCGTCCGCTATATCAGGAAGTAATCCTGCCAAATTTATGTTATATAGGTGGAGGAGGAGAGATGGCGTATTGGATGCAGTTAAAAGATTATTTTGAAACTGTTAATGTTCCTTTTCCTATTTTATTACTACGTAACTCTGTTCAGGTAGTTAGTGTTAAACAACATGGTAAATTAGAAAGACTTTCAATTTCTTTAGAAGAATTATTTTTAAAGCAGCATGATTTAGTATCGAAAAAAGTTAAGGAGAATGCTGAAGTGAGTTTTAATTTTGCTGAACAAAAATCTTTTCTTGAACAGCAGTTTAATCAATTAAGAGAAATCGCAAATAAAACAGATGTTTCATATGTTGGAGCTGTAAGTGCCCAAGAGAAAAAGCAATTGAAAGGATTAGAAAATCTAGAAAAACGATTGTTACGTGCAGAGAAAAGAAGGCAGGCTGATTTAGTTGATCGAATTACTCAACTACAAAGTGAAATATTACCTAATTTAAGTTTAGAAGAACGTAAACGAAACTTTTCAGAGTATTACTTAGAGTACGGAAAAGATTTTGTAGTGGCTTTAAAGGATAAATTAAAACCACTACAATTAGAGTTTTTTGTTTTAGTTAAATAA
- a CDS encoding M23 family metallopeptidase — MKNSFRILIAMLLLCIPCNNLFSQDLSTTLYQLPSLIQNIKEDSIKRQNLKDSLSIVNLSQNWDTIHFNAYAKTKIKYPFKISFLDSTYASPIPRKHVITSRYGWRRGRPHRAIDIDLITGDDVYSILDGKVRYVGYHSGHGKTIVVRHYNGLETVYAHLSKYDVKVNTIVKKGQLIGKGGNTGRSRGSHLHLEVRFNGIDIHPEHVFNFKDNTKIRSKDVWITEDWATPYYHISTRESFLVVLDSHEKAMAYKKRKRQIYIVKSGDTLSGIAYKNRVSIRRICKTNKIRRTSTLKIGQRLIL, encoded by the coding sequence ATGAAAAACTCATTTAGAATATTGATTGCTATGTTATTATTATGCATACCATGCAATAATCTTTTCAGTCAAGATTTAAGTACAACTCTTTATCAATTACCAAGTCTTATTCAAAATATCAAAGAAGACTCAATAAAAAGACAAAACCTAAAAGATAGCTTGAGTATTGTAAATTTATCTCAAAATTGGGATACCATTCACTTCAATGCTTATGCTAAAACTAAAATAAAATATCCGTTTAAAATAAGTTTTTTAGATAGCACTTATGCATCTCCAATTCCAAGAAAACATGTTATTACCTCAAGATACGGATGGCGTCGAGGGAGACCACATCGTGCTATAGATATTGATTTGATTACTGGTGATGATGTGTATAGTATTTTAGACGGAAAAGTTCGTTATGTTGGTTACCACTCAGGACATGGAAAAACTATAGTAGTAAGGCATTATAATGGATTAGAAACGGTGTACGCACATTTATCCAAATATGATGTAAAAGTAAATACGATTGTAAAAAAAGGACAACTTATTGGTAAAGGCGGAAACACAGGTAGATCGCGAGGAAGTCATTTACATTTAGAAGTTCGATTTAATGGAATTGATATCCACCCGGAACATGTGTTTAACTTTAAAGACAATACTAAAATTCGTTCCAAAGATGTATGGATTACTGAAGATTGGGCAACACCTTATTATCATATTTCAACACGAGAAAGTTTTCTTGTAGTATTAGATTCGCATGAAAAAGCTATGGCGTATAAGAAAAGAAAACGTCAGATTTACATAGTAAAAAGTGGAGATACATTATCCGGAATTGCTTACAAGAATAGAGTTTCTATTCGTAGAATTTGCAAAACGAATAAAATTAGAAGAACTAGCACTTTGAAAATAGGACAAAGACTAATTCTATAA
- a CDS encoding BlaI/MecI/CopY family transcriptional regulator, whose protein sequence is MNKLTKPEEQIMHYIWKLKKAFLKDIVEQFPDPKPAYTTISTVVRVLVKKKFIDYKTFGKTREYYPLVSKKKYFSEYMNDIIFSFFNGSSGKFASYFTKNEDLNLSELEEIKGLIEEKIEHLKGKDE, encoded by the coding sequence ATGAACAAACTGACCAAACCGGAAGAGCAAATCATGCATTATATCTGGAAACTTAAAAAAGCTTTCCTAAAAGATATTGTAGAACAATTCCCTGATCCGAAACCTGCTTACACCACAATTTCCACTGTTGTGCGTGTACTAGTTAAGAAAAAGTTTATTGATTACAAGACTTTTGGCAAAACCAGAGAATATTATCCTTTAGTAAGTAAAAAGAAATATTTCTCTGAATATATGAATGATATCATTTTTAGTTTCTTCAATGGATCTTCTGGAAAATTTGCTTCGTATTTTACCAAAAATGAAGATTTAAATCTTTCTGAATTAGAAGAAATTAAAGGGTTAATAGAAGAAAAAATAGAACATTTAAAAGGTAAAGATGAATAG
- a CDS encoding DUF3822 family protein, translated as MQKLIQKNKEEISSKHKSLSIQFSLDGFSFCVKDIPSSQILLLTTYTFDSSMDTPHELSEKIQSIFEAEKELQIEFDQIIAIHQNQLATQIPDAYFDENHLKTYLDFNIKTFSSDYITFDNLPSLEAKNVYIPYVNVNNFLFQNFGEFEFKHHSTVLLEQFITNHDASIEDTMYVNVSHKYLDIVVFKNDQLRLYNSFQYNSKEDFLYYILFVSEQLELDPSEFQLLFSGNITKDFTNFTLTKEYIRNVDFLRPSYNFLDESEHFKPHSNYILLS; from the coding sequence ATGCAAAAACTGATTCAGAAGAATAAAGAAGAAATTTCATCTAAACATAAAAGTTTATCCATCCAATTTAGTTTGGATGGATTTTCTTTTTGTGTAAAAGATATTCCGAGTAGTCAAATACTATTATTGACTACATATACCTTTGATAGTAGTATGGATACTCCACACGAGCTATCAGAGAAAATCCAAAGTATATTTGAAGCTGAAAAAGAATTACAAATCGAGTTTGATCAAATAATTGCTATACATCAAAATCAATTAGCGACTCAAATTCCAGATGCTTACTTTGATGAAAATCATCTGAAAACGTATTTGGATTTTAATATTAAAACCTTTTCATCTGATTATATCACCTTTGATAATTTACCTTCACTTGAAGCTAAAAATGTATACATTCCATATGTAAATGTGAACAATTTCTTATTTCAAAACTTTGGTGAATTTGAGTTCAAACATCATTCAACAGTTCTTTTAGAGCAATTCATTACAAATCATGATGCTTCTATTGAAGATACCATGTATGTGAATGTTTCTCATAAATACTTGGATATTGTTGTATTTAAAAATGACCAATTAAGGTTATATAACTCTTTTCAATACAACTCTAAGGAAGACTTTTTATATTATATTTTATTTGTTTCAGAACAATTAGAGTTAGATCCTTCTGAGTTTCAACTTTTATTTTCAGGGAACATCACAAAAGATTTCACTAATTTTACTCTAACCAAAGAGTACATCAGAAATGTTGATTTCTTAAGACCGAGTTATAATTTCTTGGATGAATCAGAACATTTTAAACCACATTCTAACTATATTCTATTATCGTAA
- a CDS encoding peptidoglycan DD-metalloendopeptidase family protein, whose protein sequence is MNSIILFLIKSSIVFTLFYLVFQLILSKHTFHQLNRIILIAIIPFSLYVANTSTVIPITTNTIEIPAFTEMGTNFTTEISNGSTNVIHVKKSYNYLNLLFYVYILGVLFSLFSFVKSLLDIYTLKRNSEVKKLENYALIYSDVQEVFSCFNWIFIPKNNTKQVDNIILEHEKKHIAHKHTIDLFFIEIYKVFYWFNPFVYYYGKSLKSIHEYQVDSDVLRNQQLDITKYLGLLKTEIENTSRSNLYSHFRHPLIKKRITMITKPKSNTIQKLKYLLLLPLAFLCMVSFTKQNSIIPDLVLPKTTKDKDTKPSISPIKNITKADITAKFGPAKHPILKSMRHHNGIDFRAANGTPIVATADGVISNASYENKWGNLIIIQHENGYETLYAHLSKFNCKPNQTVKKGEVIGYTGSTGMVTGPHLHYSIKHNKEYVNPIDFIE, encoded by the coding sequence ATGAATAGTATTATTCTTTTTCTAATCAAATCCAGTATTGTATTCACCTTGTTTTATTTAGTATTTCAATTAATACTAAGTAAACACACTTTTCATCAATTGAATAGAATCATCTTAATTGCGATCATACCTTTTTCATTATACGTCGCTAATACTTCTACTGTAATTCCAATTACAACAAATACAATAGAAATACCTGCCTTTACAGAAATGGGCACTAATTTTACAACTGAAATTTCGAATGGGAGTACAAATGTGATTCATGTTAAAAAGAGCTATAATTATCTCAATCTTCTATTCTATGTTTACATTTTAGGTGTACTATTCTCTTTATTCTCTTTTGTGAAATCTTTGTTGGATATATATACTTTGAAACGTAATTCAGAAGTTAAAAAACTAGAGAATTACGCTCTCATATATTCAGATGTTCAAGAAGTTTTTTCATGTTTTAATTGGATATTCATTCCTAAAAACAACACTAAACAAGTTGATAATATTATTCTTGAACACGAGAAAAAACACATTGCTCATAAGCACACAATTGACTTGTTTTTTATTGAAATATACAAAGTCTTTTATTGGTTTAATCCTTTTGTTTATTACTATGGAAAATCTCTTAAATCAATTCATGAATATCAGGTAGACTCAGACGTGTTACGTAATCAACAACTTGATATTACTAAGTATTTAGGATTACTTAAAACAGAAATAGAAAACACATCTCGTTCAAATTTATACAGTCATTTTAGACATCCTTTAATTAAAAAAAGAATTACAATGATTACTAAACCAAAATCAAATACCATTCAAAAACTGAAGTATTTACTTTTATTACCTCTAGCTTTTCTATGTATGGTTTCTTTCACCAAACAGAATAGTATTATTCCAGATTTAGTTTTACCCAAAACCACTAAGGATAAAGACACCAAACCGTCAATATCTCCGATAAAAAATATCACTAAAGCAGATATTACAGCAAAGTTCGGTCCGGCAAAACATCCGATTTTAAAATCCATGCGTCATCATAATGGAATCGATTTTCGTGCTGCAAACGGAACTCCAATAGTAGCAACTGCAGATGGAGTTATTTCAAATGCATCTTATGAAAACAAATGGGGAAATCTTATAATCATTCAGCATGAAAATGGTTATGAAACATTATATGCTCATTTGAGCAAGTTCAATTGCAAACCAAATCAAACCGTGAAAAAAGGAGAAGTTATCGGATATACTGGTAGTACAGGAATGGTAACAGGTCCTCACCTACATTATTCAATTAAACATAATAAGGAATATGTCAATCCAATTGACTTTATAGAATAA